From a region of the Odoribacter splanchnicus DSM 20712 genome:
- a CDS encoding cysteate synthase: MTDYVLESRCCGTKFADEKWELDCPNRDGAALIFANYAKKQLEVKENLPGLYKYSDWLPVCRTLDGSGAPVTYKSEGLAGELGLSDLYITFNGYWPEKGALMKTGAFKECEAYAVCARINDLNDKVMVVASAGNTARAFARVCSENNIPLLLCIPQDCIDAMWSAKPLNPCVKLVATERGSDYFDAIYLSNIICELDKFYPEGGAKNVARRDGMGTTVLSAVTTIGRIPDYYFQAVGSGTGAIAAWEANKRFIVDGRYGNNLMKLMVSQNIPFTPMYDAWKAGSRALLPVDDTVARKQAEEICAKVLSNRKPPYSLKGGLFDALTETGGDMFAISNEEAMEGMVLFERTEGIDIEPAAGVAVASLKQAIRTGAVETDAVIMLNITGGGIAKFKKENKVVYKQPDCVFALDTDPDTIKETVMELFI, encoded by the coding sequence ATGACTGATTATGTACTTGAATCCCGATGTTGTGGGACAAAGTTCGCAGATGAAAAATGGGAGTTGGATTGCCCGAATCGGGATGGCGCAGCTTTGATTTTTGCCAACTATGCAAAGAAACAACTGGAGGTGAAAGAAAATCTTCCGGGATTGTATAAATATTCCGATTGGTTACCTGTTTGTCGGACACTGGACGGTTCCGGAGCGCCTGTCACATACAAAAGTGAAGGGCTGGCCGGCGAATTGGGATTGTCGGATTTGTATATCACTTTTAACGGGTATTGGCCTGAAAAGGGGGCTCTGATGAAGACAGGGGCTTTCAAGGAATGTGAGGCTTATGCGGTTTGTGCCCGGATCAATGACTTGAACGATAAAGTGATGGTGGTGGCTTCGGCCGGTAATACCGCTCGGGCTTTTGCACGGGTTTGTTCCGAAAATAATATTCCTTTGTTACTATGTATTCCGCAGGATTGTATCGATGCCATGTGGTCGGCTAAACCGTTGAATCCTTGTGTGAAATTGGTCGCTACCGAAAGAGGAAGCGATTATTTCGATGCTATTTACCTGTCGAATATTATTTGTGAATTAGATAAGTTTTATCCGGAAGGAGGAGCGAAAAACGTTGCCCGGCGCGATGGAATGGGGACGACAGTACTTTCTGCCGTTACCACGATCGGACGGATTCCGGATTATTATTTTCAGGCTGTCGGAAGCGGAACAGGGGCGATCGCTGCCTGGGAGGCAAACAAACGGTTTATCGTAGATGGTCGTTACGGAAATAACCTGATGAAATTGATGGTGTCACAAAATATTCCGTTTACTCCGATGTATGATGCCTGGAAGGCCGGATCGCGGGCTCTTTTGCCGGTTGACGATACGGTTGCCCGTAAGCAGGCAGAAGAAATATGTGCTAAAGTACTTTCTAACCGTAAACCTCCTTATTCGTTGAAAGGAGGATTGTTCGACGCGCTTACCGAAACCGGCGGAGATATGTTTGCCATATCGAATGAAGAGGCGATGGAAGGTATGGTCTTGTTCGAACGCACTGAAGGGATCGATATCGAACCGGCCGCAGGAGTTGCAGTGGCTTCCCTGAAGCAAGCCATTCGTACCGGAGCTGTCGAAACCGATGCTGTGATTATGCTGAATATTACAGGCGGAGGTATCGCAAAATTTAAAAAAGAAAATAAAGTGGTTTATAAACAGCCCGATTGTGTCTTTGCACTCGATACAGATCCCGATACAATTAAAGAAACTGTGATGGAATTGTTTATTTGA
- a CDS encoding START-like domain-containing protein, whose amino-acid sequence MRRKIELEYIFSSSVKVLFSRLSTPAGLSEWFADDVFQKGNQFIFIWNGSEQPATLVELKSNAVVRFRWDDAEEEDEYFEFNIHVEPLTGDVALIITDFADEDEVNDTIELWNKQMDILHRNLGA is encoded by the coding sequence ATGAGAAGAAAGATAGAGTTAGAGTACATTTTTTCGTCTTCTGTAAAAGTCTTGTTTTCTCGTTTAAGTACCCCTGCCGGTTTATCGGAATGGTTTGCAGATGACGTATTCCAAAAAGGTAATCAGTTTATTTTTATATGGAATGGTAGTGAGCAGCCGGCTACGCTCGTAGAATTGAAAAGTAATGCCGTGGTGAGGTTTCGGTGGGATGATGCAGAAGAGGAAGATGAATATTTTGAATTTAATATACATGTGGAGCCCTTGACCGGAGATGTAGCGCTGATTATTACCGATTTTGCCGATGAAGACGAAGTCAACGATACGATAGAGTTATGGAATAAACAAATGGATATCCTGCACCGGAACCTGGGGGCCTGA
- the dnaK gene encoding molecular chaperone DnaK, translating to MGKIIGIDLGTTNSCVAVMEGNEPVVIPNSEGRRTTPSIVAFVDNGERKVGDPAKRQAITNPKKTIYSIKRFMGESFDQVQNEIKRVAYEVVRGDNNTPRVVIDNRQYSPQEISAMILQKMKKTAEDYLGQEVSEAVITVPAYFNDAQRQATKEAGEIAGLTVKRIINEPTAAALAYGLDKKSQDQKIAVFDLGGGTFDISILELGDGVFEVKSTNGDTHLGGDDFDDKIINWLADEFQKDEGVDIRKDPMAHQRLKEAAEKAKIELSSSTSTEINLPYIFPVNGIPKHLVRTLTRAQFEQLCDSLIQATIEPCRKALQDANMKASDIDEVILVGGSTRIPAVQQKVQEFFGKAPSKGVNPDEVVAVGAAIQGGVLTGEVKDVLLLDVTPLSLGIETLGGVMTKLIEANTTIPTKKSEVFSTAADNQPSVEIHILQGERPMARDNKTIGRFHLDSIPPAPRGVPQIEVTFDIDANGILNVSAKDKATGKEQSIRIEASSGLSDAEIKRMKDEAAANAASDQQEKEKVDTINKADSMIFQTEKQLKEFGDKLPADKKAPIESALQELKEAHKAQDVARINSAIDKLNSVFQAASQEMYNAQAQQQQGGAQQGPQGNPNAGQPNNGGKDQEVTDVDFEEVK from the coding sequence ATGGGAAAGATTATAGGAATTGACTTAGGAACTACCAACTCATGCGTTGCTGTAATGGAAGGTAACGAACCGGTAGTAATACCAAACAGTGAAGGTCGGCGTACTACCCCTTCAATTGTAGCTTTTGTAGACAACGGCGAACGGAAAGTAGGTGATCCGGCCAAACGTCAGGCTATCACCAATCCGAAAAAAACGATATACTCGATCAAACGTTTCATGGGTGAAAGTTTCGATCAGGTACAGAACGAAATCAAACGAGTAGCTTATGAAGTGGTGAGAGGTGACAACAATACTCCCCGGGTAGTGATCGACAATCGTCAGTATTCCCCACAGGAAATTTCTGCCATGATTTTGCAGAAAATGAAGAAAACGGCAGAAGATTATCTGGGTCAGGAAGTATCTGAAGCAGTCATCACCGTTCCGGCTTATTTCAACGATGCACAGCGCCAGGCAACGAAAGAAGCAGGAGAAATTGCAGGTTTGACTGTAAAACGTATCATCAATGAACCGACAGCTGCCGCTTTGGCATATGGTTTGGATAAAAAGTCCCAGGATCAGAAAATCGCAGTATTCGACCTCGGGGGTGGAACATTCGATATCTCTATTCTGGAATTGGGTGACGGGGTATTCGAAGTAAAATCGACTAATGGAGATACCCATTTAGGTGGGGATGATTTCGACGATAAGATCATCAACTGGCTGGCTGACGAATTCCAGAAAGACGAAGGGGTAGACATCCGTAAAGACCCGATGGCTCACCAACGGTTGAAAGAAGCTGCTGAAAAGGCAAAAATCGAATTGTCCAGTTCAACTTCTACAGAAATCAATCTGCCGTACATATTCCCGGTCAACGGAATTCCAAAGCATCTGGTACGTACGCTGACCCGTGCTCAGTTCGAACAATTATGCGACAGTCTGATCCAGGCAACGATCGAACCCTGTCGGAAAGCCCTGCAAGATGCCAACATGAAAGCTTCCGATATCGACGAAGTGATTCTGGTTGGTGGTTCAACCCGTATCCCTGCCGTTCAGCAGAAAGTACAGGAATTCTTCGGAAAAGCTCCTTCGAAAGGTGTTAACCCGGACGAAGTAGTAGCGGTAGGGGCAGCTATCCAGGGAGGTGTACTGACCGGAGAAGTAAAAGACGTCTTGTTGCTGGACGTTACTCCGCTGTCATTGGGAATCGAAACACTGGGCGGTGTAATGACCAAACTGATCGAAGCCAACACGACCATCCCGACTAAAAAATCGGAAGTATTCTCTACGGCAGCTGACAACCAGCCTTCTGTAGAAATCCATATCTTACAGGGTGAACGTCCGATGGCCCGCGACAATAAAACGATCGGCCGCTTCCATTTGGACAGCATTCCGCCAGCACCGCGTGGAGTACCTCAGATCGAAGTCACTTTCGATATCGACGCCAACGGTATCCTGAATGTTTCAGCCAAAGATAAAGCCACCGGTAAAGAGCAATCTATCCGGATCGAAGCTTCTTCCGGTCTGTCCGATGCCGAAATCAAACGGATGAAAGACGAAGCAGCTGCTAATGCAGCCTCCGACCAGCAAGAAAAAGAAAAGGTCGATACGATCAATAAAGCAGACTCTATGATCTTCCAGACCGAAAAACAACTGAAAGAGTTCGGAGACAAATTGCCGGCCGACAAGAAGGCGCCGATCGAATCTGCTCTGCAAGAACTGAAAGAAGCTCATAAAGCTCAGGATGTCGCCCGCATCAACAGCGCCATCGACAAACTGAACAGTGTCTTTCAGGCTGCTTCACAGGAAATGTACAACGCTCAGGCTCAACAACAGCAGGGCGGTGCACAGCAAGGTCCTCAGGGTAACCCGAATGCCGGTCAGCCGAACAATGGCGGAAAAGACCAGGAAGTCACCGACGTAGACTTTGAAGAAGTGAAGTAA
- a CDS encoding YihY/virulence factor BrkB family protein translates to MKHRNNLKRFLYLDFYYSVLRRDWRISTFLSDLVLKTVAVVIVSIDRFIKDASMISASALTFYSTLSFIPVVALILAIARGFGAAKAFEDWLKEQSYTNPDVMQWVMNIANKALDNTQGGVIAGFGIVLLLWSVIRMLSSTELAMNRIWGVKKGRSLVKKFTDYMSILFIAPILVVLISSMNVFMMANLQEYAMDEGLLSYASAALKAILTLIPYILVWFLFVFLYMFMPTTPVKFKYALVAGIVAGTVFQIVQWFYLRFQIGVSSYNAIYGGLAALPLLLVWLQLSWSIVLWGTELCYIMRNRHFLYRNAMNADNKWVDNVEVTLRMLRYISDLYIHGQGSPTLAMVCKRLRMSSSKVRVILQELVDHKILVEVKEDDDVSYFPAVDFHRLSVADIINRLSHLDQNKGEEWKVRLVGAVRQEFGQDTFA, encoded by the coding sequence ATGAAACACAGGAATAATCTGAAACGATTTTTGTATTTGGATTTTTATTACTCGGTTTTGCGCCGGGATTGGCGGATTTCCACTTTTCTTTCCGATCTTGTTTTGAAAACAGTGGCTGTTGTCATTGTCTCGATCGATCGTTTTATTAAAGATGCTTCGATGATCTCAGCTTCTGCTTTAACATTTTATTCTACGCTTTCTTTTATTCCTGTCGTTGCCCTGATTTTAGCTATCGCCCGTGGATTCGGTGCTGCAAAGGCATTCGAAGATTGGCTCAAAGAGCAATCTTATACCAATCCCGATGTGATGCAATGGGTGATGAATATTGCGAATAAAGCCTTGGATAATACGCAGGGAGGTGTGATTGCAGGTTTTGGTATTGTTTTACTCCTCTGGTCGGTTATCCGGATGCTTTCCAGTACCGAACTGGCTATGAACCGGATTTGGGGGGTGAAGAAGGGACGGAGTCTGGTAAAAAAATTTACCGATTACATGTCGATTCTGTTTATCGCTCCGATCCTGGTCGTATTGATCAGTAGTATGAATGTTTTTATGATGGCTAATTTGCAGGAATATGCCATGGACGAAGGATTATTGAGTTATGCCAGTGCTGCTTTGAAAGCTATTCTGACTTTGATACCCTATATCTTGGTATGGTTTCTTTTCGTATTTCTTTATATGTTCATGCCCACTACACCTGTGAAATTCAAATATGCTTTGGTGGCCGGTATTGTTGCCGGTACTGTTTTTCAAATTGTACAATGGTTCTATTTGCGTTTCCAGATCGGTGTGAGCTCGTATAATGCGATTTATGGTGGATTGGCCGCTTTGCCTCTTTTATTGGTGTGGTTACAGTTGAGTTGGAGTATCGTTTTGTGGGGAACGGAGCTGTGTTATATTATGCGCAACCGCCATTTCTTGTACCGGAATGCAATGAATGCGGATAATAAATGGGTGGATAACGTTGAAGTGACGTTGCGGATGTTGCGATATATTTCCGATTTGTATATTCATGGACAAGGAAGTCCTACGCTGGCTATGGTTTGTAAAAGACTCCGAATGAGTTCCAGTAAAGTCAGAGTAATCCTACAGGAATTGGTAGATCATAAAATCCTGGTCGAAGTAAAAGAAGACGATGATGTTTCTTATTTCCCGGCAGTGGATTTTCATCGTCTTTCTGTGGCGGATATTATTAATCGCTTATCTCATTTGGATCAGAATAAAGGTGAAGAATGGAAAGTCAGATTGGTTGGGGCAGTCAGACAGGAATTCGGTCAGGATACCTTTGCTTGA